One genomic region from Bactrocera tryoni isolate S06 chromosome 3, CSIRO_BtryS06_freeze2, whole genome shotgun sequence encodes:
- the LOC120772210 gene encoding kinase D-interacting substrate of 220 kDa isoform X6 translates to MKKALSTTQEDEAPEEGAVGEQTRRTPPRLMQMGRAFSEMSPLNPASASPSCRSPSSAAAGAALQIRRDSGNYGSIFPFGFLRLSLQKSGSSIQHLNRYGDSMGSLAHRALLQYVENNDLSGLRAILDSRHLSVDDRDENGTTGLMVVAGRGLTVFVREFLARGADVQAEDNDNWTALICAAKNGHFDIVQVLIDHGADIEHRDMGGWTALMWAAYRGHTDLVRFLLEKGADVNVHGNYHLGPLLWAAGRGFRDIVELLVQRGAKVNVGDKYGTTALVWACRKGNAEIVDTLLKAGANVDTAGMYSWTPLLVATSGGHTDCVTSLLEKKPNVNALDKDGMTALAIASREGFQEICAALIAAGAYINIQDRAGDTPLIHAVKGGHRGVVEALLKKHADVDIQGKDRKTAIYTAVEKGHTHIVKILLSTNPDLEAATKDGDTALLRAVRNRNLEMVQMLLDRKAKVTASDKRGDTCLHIAMRARSKAIVEALLRNPKNSQLLYRANKAGETPYNIDTIHQKTILGQVFGARRLNTNEDSEGMLGYELYSSALADVLSEPTLTTPITVGLYAKWGSGKSFLLNKLRDEMNNFARQWAEPPINTSGLMFLVNLHIALVLGTVVGMSSWSAMWGGIAAVLYLVFTYLLLASINYANNHMDAYWAYSVQHGIMKRFGRLRLILQVAFCHPPGAQADAQAKPVRFHFAEASSASPTGESAVTHMLAALYEAIESHYGWLSTRLYRAFRPKALKVTSSWRWRRMCCMPLVIIFELCLLTLITGISLVVAYFTYASAEEKESILVSIYVICAILVTIICTNLHGLAKAFGSLFISQGRHLRRSVRLNEGAPLTAMGAEVALMTDMVKCLDAFTNQQSRLVGVVDALDSCDTERILCVLNAIQTLLSSPNRPFVLLIAVDPHVIAKAAEANSRRLFTEGGIGGHDFLRNLVHLPVYLQNSGLRKVQRAQMTAMLFKRNYSEFPNEDGPTLGHSVSARRLSNASEIMSSQEKLRTSHNPGRSGKKMRLSESVASSIGSNLHRLGQNPQGVLDLSRIMLTDDYFSDVNPRSMRRLMNVIYITVRLLKAFQIDFSWYRLSSWINLTEQWPLRASMIVLQHDNFMDSYDDNVSLQAVYEKVRPKIACLREAAPLLELDRDERKLDAFLQLHKSDLLVADLRIFLPFTINLDPYLRKVLKEDQQSIEDEGTLMLQNKPSINPAVRIPPPTPTYVPSPAAYPPYQLFHNDYELRHRNASINSEPAMTPLIGSPSDSFGDDVLQTKLSDLTVEGVISLLERVDDLRPALPKLSPILKENAINGRVLKYCDTNDLKGVLGLNFGHWELFRLLINTLRDCEKLQRKFKPTPAIADVPASNTTAPKDSTDTHTLAPSQPHSRKNSTTSHMEKQVTLEEQMICGALQTLNEEAFEDVASSERPSPSGLPTDAELQLISSTPMPPASPLAQRRDSILKHQNSVKTDKRVSIKSGNSKLQMTSNLEYISEKPSSLSSSASTLPSSGSTTLERRPSKTTGPRPASLVITKQDNKGSQFKLVRSSSVDYEDIESQVPTARSVNKIILAEHLPEDESAPLVFTVHK, encoded by the exons catCTCAATCGCTACGGAGATTCTATGGGTTCACTAGCACATCGAGCGCTCCTACAATATGTGGAAAATAATGACCTATCCGGTTTGCGCGCTATCTTAGATAGTCGGCATTTATCCGTCGATGATCGTGATGAG AATGGCACCACTGGACTTATGGTTGTTGCTGGACGTGGCTTAACTGTTTTTGTGCGCGAATTCTTGGCACGCGGCGCGGATGTCCAAGCGGAGGACAATGACAACTGGACGGCACTTATATGCGCGGCCAAAAATGGTCACTTCGATATCGTACAAGTGCTCATCGATCACGGCGCCGATATTGAGCATCGTGATATG GGCGGTTGGACGGCATTAATGTGGGCCGCTTACCGTGGCCACACCGATCTGGTGCGTTTCTTGCTCGAGAAAGGCGCAGACGTGAATGTACATGGCAATTATCATTTGGGTCCACTGCTGTGGGCAGCAGGTCGTGGCTTCAGAGATATTGTGGAATTGCTGGTGCAACGCGGTGCTAAGGTCAATGTCGGCGACAAGTATGGCACAACAGCGTTGGTGTGGGCGTGCCGTAAAGGCAATGCTGAGATTGTCGATACGCTACTAAAGGCCGGTGCTAATGTCGACACAGCGGGCATGTATTCGTGGACGCCACTGCTGGTAGCCACCTCAGGCGGACATACAGACTGTGTTACCTCGCTGCTGGAGAAGAAACCCAATGTTAATGCGTTGGATAAAGATGGCATGACCGCGTTGGCGATTGCGAGTCGTGAGGGCTTCCAG GAAATATGCGCGGCTCTTATCGCCGCTGGCGCCTACATCAACATACAAGATCGTGCCGGCGACACGCCCCTCATACATGCCGTCAAGGGTGGTCATCGCGGCGTTGTTGAAGCGCTGCTTAAGAAGCATGCTGATGTCGATATACAAGGTAAGGATCGAAAAACCGCTATATACACCGCGGTGGAGAAGGGTCACACGCATATCGTAAAGATACTATTGTCCACCAATCCCGATCTTGAGGCGGCGACTAAAGACGGTGATACCGCGCTGCTGCGCGCCGTGCGCAATCGTAATCTGGAAATGGTGCAAATGCTGTTGGATCGCAAGGCAAAGGTGACGGCGAGCGATAAGCGCGGTGACACCTGCTTGCACATTGCTATGCGCGCGCGTTCTAAAGCGATTGTGGAGGCATTGCTGCGCAACCCCAAAAATAGTCAGCTCTTGTACAGAGCCAATAAAGCCGGTGAGACGCCATACAATATCGATACCATACATCAAAAAACCATACTGGGACAGGTGTTTGGCGCGCGTCGTCTCAATACGAATGAAGACTCGGAAGGCATGCTCGGCTATGAATTGTACTCTTCCGCTTTGGCTGATGTATTGAGTGAACCCACGCTAACCACACCCATTACGGTCGGTTTGTACGCCAAATGGGGTAGCGGTAAAAGCTTTCTGCTCAACAAACTGCGCGATGAGATGAATAATTTCGCGCGCCAGTGGGCGGAACCGCCCATCAATACGAGTGGCTTGATGTTCCTGGTAAATCTGCACATTGCGCTAGTGCTAGGCACCGTAGTCGGCATGTCTTCGTGGTCTGCCATGTGGGGCGGTATAGCGGCAGTGCTTTATTTAGTGTTCACATACCTCCTGCTTGCCAGTATTAATTATGCCAACAACCATATGGACGCCTACTGGGCCTATTCGGTGCAACATGGCATTATGAAGCGCTTCGGTCGTCTACGTCTCATATTACAGGTGGCATTCTGTCATCCGCCCGGCGCGCAGGCGGACGCACAAGCGAAGCCGGTGCGTTTTCACTTTGCTGAGGCGAGCAGCGCGTCGCCTACGGGCGAAAGTGCGGTTACACATATGTTGGCTGCGCTCTATGAAGCCATCGAATCGCACTATGGTTGGCTGTCGACACGCTTGTATCGCGCGTTTCGTCCCAAGGCGTTGAAAGTGACATCCAGTTGGCGTTGGCGTCGCATGTGTTGCATGCCACTTGTGATCATTTTCGAGTTATGTCTGTTAACACTTATTACGGGTATTTCGCTCGTGGTGGCGTACTTCACGTACGCTTCGGCCGAGGAAAAAGAAAGTATACTCGTTTCGATTTATGTAATTTGCGCGATATTAGTGACTATTATCTGCACGAATTTACACGGACTGGCGAAGGCATTCGGTTCGCTATTCATTTCACAAGGCCGCCATTTGCGTCGTTCGGTGCGTCTTAATGAGGGCGCGCCACTGACTGCAATGGGCGCCGAGGTGGCGCTCATGACCGATATGGTGAAG TGCCTGGATGCTTTTACGAATCAGCAAAGCCGTCTTGTGGGCGTAGTGGACGCATTGGACTCATGTGATACGGAGCGCATTCTCTGCGTGCTCAACGCCATACAAACGCTGCTCTCCTCACCGAATCGTCCATTTGTTCTGCTCATCGCTGTCGATCCGCATGTGATTGCCAAAGCAGCAGAGGCTAATAGCAGACGTCTCTTCACCGAAGGTGGCATTGGTGGCCACGATTTCTTGCGCAATCTGGTGCACTTGCCGGTGTACTTGCAGAATTCTGGTTTGCGTAAGGTGCAACGCGCTCAAATGACCGCTATGCTCTTCAAACGCAACTACAGTGAATTCCCCAACGAGGATGGTCCGACGCTGGGACATTCGGTGTCGGCGCGTCGCTTGTCCAATGCATCGGAAATAATGTCCAGTCAAGAAAAATTGCGCACCTCCCATAATCCCGGGCGCAGCGGCAAGAAGATGCGTCTCTCCGAGTCGGTGGCCAGTTCGATTGGCTCGAATTTGCATCGTTTGGGTCAGAATCCGCAGGGCGTGCTCGATCTATCGCGCATCATGTTAACCGATGACTACTTCAGTGATGTGAATCCCCGCAGCATGCGACGTCTCATGAATGTCATCTACATAACCG tgCGTCTACTGAAAGCATTCCAAATAGACTTTAGTTGGTATCGTTTAAGTTCTTGGATCAATTTAACGGAGCAGTGGCCGCTGCGTGCCAGCATGATTGTGCTGCAGCACGACAACTTCATGGACTCATACGACGATAATGTGTCACTGCAAGCAGTCTATGAAAA agtGCGTCCGAAAATCGCTTGCCTACGCGAGGCAGCACCGCTGCTCGAGCTCGATCGCGATGAACGCAAATTGGATGCATTCTTGCAGTTGCATAAATCGGATTTGTTAGTGGCGGATTTGCGCATATTTCTGCCTTTCACTATCAATCTCGATCCatatttgagaaaagttttgaaag aGGACCAACAATCGATCGAAGATGAAGGCACGCTAATGCTACAGAATAAGCCGAGCATTAATCCTGCCGTACGCATACCCCCACCAACACCGACGTATGTGCCTTCGCCCGCTGCTTATCCGCCATATCAATTATTCCACAACGACTATGAGTTGAGACATCGAAATGCCAGTATAAATTCGGAGCCGGCTATGACGCCTCTAATCGGCTCGCCAAGTGATTCGTTTGGT gaTGACGTGCTGCAGACAAAACTATCCGACTTAACGGTGGAAGGTGTCATCAGCTTGCTGGAGCGCGTCGATGACTTGCGTCCCGCTTTGCCGAAATTATCACCTATTCTCAAAGAGAATGCCATAAACGGGCGCGTATTGAAATACTGCGATACTAACGATCTGAAAGGG GTGCTCGGTCTTAATTTTGGCCACTGGGAATTATTTAGATTACTTATAAACACATTGCGAGACTGTGAAAAATTGCAACGTAAATTCAAGCCAACACCGGCGATAGCCGATGTGCCAGCTTCAAACACGACAGCGCCAAAAGACAGTACAGACACGCATACGCTGGCGCCGAGTCAACCGCATTCGCGCAAAAACTCAACCACGAGTCATATGGAAAAGCAG GTCACGCTGGAGGAGCAAATGATTTGCGGCGCTTTGCAAACCCTCAACGAGGAGGCCTTCGAGGATGTGGCGAGCAGTGAGCGACCCAGCCCATCGGGTTTGCCTACAG ATGCCGAATTGCAGCTAATCAGTAGCACACCAATGCCACCAGCATCACCGCTGGCACAACGACGCGACTCAATACTGAAACATCAGAACAGCGTTAAAACTGATAAGCGTGTCAGCATCAAGAGCGGCAACAGCAAACTACAAATGACATCCAATTTGGAGTACATTTCGGAGAAGCCCTCATCGCTCTCATCGTCCGCCTCAACGCTGCCTTCGAGCGGCTCAACGACGCTGGAACGGCGGCCGAGCAAAACAACAG GTCCGCGTCCCGCCTCACTGGTCATCACCAAGCAGGACAACAAGGGTTCACAGTTCAAATTGGTGCGTTCATCGTCGGTAGACTATGAGGATATCGAGAGTCAAGTGCCTACGGCGCGCTCGgtgaataaaattatattagccGAGCACCTGCCGGAGGATGAATCAGCACCGTTAGTCTTTACTGTGCACAAATGA
- the LOC120772210 gene encoding kinase D-interacting substrate of 220 kDa B isoform X2 codes for MKKALSTTQEDEAPEEGAVGEQTRRTPPRLMQMGRAFSEMSPLNPASASPSCRSPSSAAAGAALQIRRDSGNYGSIFPFGFLRLSLQKSGSSIQHLNRYGDSMGSLAHRALLQYVENNDLSGLRAILDSRHLSVDDRDENGTTGLMVVAGRGLTVFVREFLARGADVQAEDNDNWTALICAAKNGHFDIVQVLIDHGADIEHRDMGGWTALMWAAYRGHTDLVRFLLEKGADVNVHGNYHLGPLLWAAGRGFRDIVELLVQRGAKVNVGDKYGTTALVWACRKGNAEIVDTLLKAGANVDTAGMYSWTPLLVATSGGHTDCVTSLLEKKPNVNALDKDGMTALAIASREGFQEICAALIAAGAYINIQDRAGDTPLIHAVKGGHRGVVEALLKKHADVDIQGKDRKTAIYTAVEKGHTHIVKILLSTNPDLEAATKDGDTALLRAVRNRNLEMVQMLLDRKAKVTASDKRGDTCLHIAMRARSKAIVEALLRNPKNSQLLYRANKAGETPYNIDTIHQKTILGQVFGARRLNTNEDSEGMLGYELYSSALADVLSEPTLTTPITVGLYAKWGSGKSFLLNKLRDEMNNFARQWAEPPINTSGLMFLVNLHIALVLGTVVGMSSWSAMWGGIAAVLYLVFTYLLLASINYANNHMDAYWAYSVQHGIMKRFGRLRLILQVAFCHPPGAQADAQAKPVRFHFAEASSASPTGESAVTHMLAALYEAIESHYGWLSTRLYRAFRPKALKVTSSWRWRRMCCMPLVIIFELCLLTLITGISLVVAYFTYASAEEKESILVSIYVICAILVTIICTNLHGLAKAFGSLFISQGRHLRRSVRLNEGAPLTAMGAEVALMTDMVKCLDAFTNQQSRLVGVVDALDSCDTERILCVLNAIQTLLSSPNRPFVLLIAVDPHVIAKAAEANSRRLFTEGGIGGHDFLRNLVHLPVYLQNSGLRKVQRAQMTAMLFKRNYSEFPNEDGPTLGHSVSARRLSNASEIMSSQEKLRTSHNPGRSGKKMRLSESVASSIGSNLHRLGQNPQGVLDLSRIMLTDDYFSDVNPRSMRRLMNVIYITVRLLKAFQIDFSWYRLSSWINLTEQWPLRASMIVLQHDNFMDSYDDNVSLQAVYEKVRPKIACLREAAPLLELDRDERKLDAFLQLHKSDLLVADLRIFLPFTINLDPYLRKVLKEDQQSIEDEGTLMLQNKPSINPAVRIPPPTPTYVPSPAAYPPYQLFHNDYELRHRNASINSEPAMTPLIGSPSDSFGDDVLQTKLSDLTVEGVISLLERVDDLRPALPKLSPILKENAINGRVLKYCDTNDLKGVLGLNFGHWELFRLLINTLRDCEKLQRKFKPTPAIADVPASNTTAPKDSTDTHTLAPSQPHSRKNSTTSHMEKQPKVHDYEYLQVTLEEQMICGALQTLNEEAFEDVASSERPSPSGLPTDAELQLISSTPMPPASPLAQRRDSILKHQNSVKTDKRVSIKSGNSKLQMTSNLEYISEKPSSLSSSASTLPSSGSTTLERRPSKTTGPRPASLVITKQDNKGSQFKLVRSSSVDYEDIESQVPTARSVNKIILAEHLPEDESAPLVFTVHK; via the exons catCTCAATCGCTACGGAGATTCTATGGGTTCACTAGCACATCGAGCGCTCCTACAATATGTGGAAAATAATGACCTATCCGGTTTGCGCGCTATCTTAGATAGTCGGCATTTATCCGTCGATGATCGTGATGAG AATGGCACCACTGGACTTATGGTTGTTGCTGGACGTGGCTTAACTGTTTTTGTGCGCGAATTCTTGGCACGCGGCGCGGATGTCCAAGCGGAGGACAATGACAACTGGACGGCACTTATATGCGCGGCCAAAAATGGTCACTTCGATATCGTACAAGTGCTCATCGATCACGGCGCCGATATTGAGCATCGTGATATG GGCGGTTGGACGGCATTAATGTGGGCCGCTTACCGTGGCCACACCGATCTGGTGCGTTTCTTGCTCGAGAAAGGCGCAGACGTGAATGTACATGGCAATTATCATTTGGGTCCACTGCTGTGGGCAGCAGGTCGTGGCTTCAGAGATATTGTGGAATTGCTGGTGCAACGCGGTGCTAAGGTCAATGTCGGCGACAAGTATGGCACAACAGCGTTGGTGTGGGCGTGCCGTAAAGGCAATGCTGAGATTGTCGATACGCTACTAAAGGCCGGTGCTAATGTCGACACAGCGGGCATGTATTCGTGGACGCCACTGCTGGTAGCCACCTCAGGCGGACATACAGACTGTGTTACCTCGCTGCTGGAGAAGAAACCCAATGTTAATGCGTTGGATAAAGATGGCATGACCGCGTTGGCGATTGCGAGTCGTGAGGGCTTCCAG GAAATATGCGCGGCTCTTATCGCCGCTGGCGCCTACATCAACATACAAGATCGTGCCGGCGACACGCCCCTCATACATGCCGTCAAGGGTGGTCATCGCGGCGTTGTTGAAGCGCTGCTTAAGAAGCATGCTGATGTCGATATACAAGGTAAGGATCGAAAAACCGCTATATACACCGCGGTGGAGAAGGGTCACACGCATATCGTAAAGATACTATTGTCCACCAATCCCGATCTTGAGGCGGCGACTAAAGACGGTGATACCGCGCTGCTGCGCGCCGTGCGCAATCGTAATCTGGAAATGGTGCAAATGCTGTTGGATCGCAAGGCAAAGGTGACGGCGAGCGATAAGCGCGGTGACACCTGCTTGCACATTGCTATGCGCGCGCGTTCTAAAGCGATTGTGGAGGCATTGCTGCGCAACCCCAAAAATAGTCAGCTCTTGTACAGAGCCAATAAAGCCGGTGAGACGCCATACAATATCGATACCATACATCAAAAAACCATACTGGGACAGGTGTTTGGCGCGCGTCGTCTCAATACGAATGAAGACTCGGAAGGCATGCTCGGCTATGAATTGTACTCTTCCGCTTTGGCTGATGTATTGAGTGAACCCACGCTAACCACACCCATTACGGTCGGTTTGTACGCCAAATGGGGTAGCGGTAAAAGCTTTCTGCTCAACAAACTGCGCGATGAGATGAATAATTTCGCGCGCCAGTGGGCGGAACCGCCCATCAATACGAGTGGCTTGATGTTCCTGGTAAATCTGCACATTGCGCTAGTGCTAGGCACCGTAGTCGGCATGTCTTCGTGGTCTGCCATGTGGGGCGGTATAGCGGCAGTGCTTTATTTAGTGTTCACATACCTCCTGCTTGCCAGTATTAATTATGCCAACAACCATATGGACGCCTACTGGGCCTATTCGGTGCAACATGGCATTATGAAGCGCTTCGGTCGTCTACGTCTCATATTACAGGTGGCATTCTGTCATCCGCCCGGCGCGCAGGCGGACGCACAAGCGAAGCCGGTGCGTTTTCACTTTGCTGAGGCGAGCAGCGCGTCGCCTACGGGCGAAAGTGCGGTTACACATATGTTGGCTGCGCTCTATGAAGCCATCGAATCGCACTATGGTTGGCTGTCGACACGCTTGTATCGCGCGTTTCGTCCCAAGGCGTTGAAAGTGACATCCAGTTGGCGTTGGCGTCGCATGTGTTGCATGCCACTTGTGATCATTTTCGAGTTATGTCTGTTAACACTTATTACGGGTATTTCGCTCGTGGTGGCGTACTTCACGTACGCTTCGGCCGAGGAAAAAGAAAGTATACTCGTTTCGATTTATGTAATTTGCGCGATATTAGTGACTATTATCTGCACGAATTTACACGGACTGGCGAAGGCATTCGGTTCGCTATTCATTTCACAAGGCCGCCATTTGCGTCGTTCGGTGCGTCTTAATGAGGGCGCGCCACTGACTGCAATGGGCGCCGAGGTGGCGCTCATGACCGATATGGTGAAG TGCCTGGATGCTTTTACGAATCAGCAAAGCCGTCTTGTGGGCGTAGTGGACGCATTGGACTCATGTGATACGGAGCGCATTCTCTGCGTGCTCAACGCCATACAAACGCTGCTCTCCTCACCGAATCGTCCATTTGTTCTGCTCATCGCTGTCGATCCGCATGTGATTGCCAAAGCAGCAGAGGCTAATAGCAGACGTCTCTTCACCGAAGGTGGCATTGGTGGCCACGATTTCTTGCGCAATCTGGTGCACTTGCCGGTGTACTTGCAGAATTCTGGTTTGCGTAAGGTGCAACGCGCTCAAATGACCGCTATGCTCTTCAAACGCAACTACAGTGAATTCCCCAACGAGGATGGTCCGACGCTGGGACATTCGGTGTCGGCGCGTCGCTTGTCCAATGCATCGGAAATAATGTCCAGTCAAGAAAAATTGCGCACCTCCCATAATCCCGGGCGCAGCGGCAAGAAGATGCGTCTCTCCGAGTCGGTGGCCAGTTCGATTGGCTCGAATTTGCATCGTTTGGGTCAGAATCCGCAGGGCGTGCTCGATCTATCGCGCATCATGTTAACCGATGACTACTTCAGTGATGTGAATCCCCGCAGCATGCGACGTCTCATGAATGTCATCTACATAACCG tgCGTCTACTGAAAGCATTCCAAATAGACTTTAGTTGGTATCGTTTAAGTTCTTGGATCAATTTAACGGAGCAGTGGCCGCTGCGTGCCAGCATGATTGTGCTGCAGCACGACAACTTCATGGACTCATACGACGATAATGTGTCACTGCAAGCAGTCTATGAAAA agtGCGTCCGAAAATCGCTTGCCTACGCGAGGCAGCACCGCTGCTCGAGCTCGATCGCGATGAACGCAAATTGGATGCATTCTTGCAGTTGCATAAATCGGATTTGTTAGTGGCGGATTTGCGCATATTTCTGCCTTTCACTATCAATCTCGATCCatatttgagaaaagttttgaaag aGGACCAACAATCGATCGAAGATGAAGGCACGCTAATGCTACAGAATAAGCCGAGCATTAATCCTGCCGTACGCATACCCCCACCAACACCGACGTATGTGCCTTCGCCCGCTGCTTATCCGCCATATCAATTATTCCACAACGACTATGAGTTGAGACATCGAAATGCCAGTATAAATTCGGAGCCGGCTATGACGCCTCTAATCGGCTCGCCAAGTGATTCGTTTGGT gaTGACGTGCTGCAGACAAAACTATCCGACTTAACGGTGGAAGGTGTCATCAGCTTGCTGGAGCGCGTCGATGACTTGCGTCCCGCTTTGCCGAAATTATCACCTATTCTCAAAGAGAATGCCATAAACGGGCGCGTATTGAAATACTGCGATACTAACGATCTGAAAGGG GTGCTCGGTCTTAATTTTGGCCACTGGGAATTATTTAGATTACTTATAAACACATTGCGAGACTGTGAAAAATTGCAACGTAAATTCAAGCCAACACCGGCGATAGCCGATGTGCCAGCTTCAAACACGACAGCGCCAAAAGACAGTACAGACACGCATACGCTGGCGCCGAGTCAACCGCATTCGCGCAAAAACTCAACCACGAGTCATATGGAAAAGCAG CCAAAAGTACACGATTATGAGTATCTACAG GTCACGCTGGAGGAGCAAATGATTTGCGGCGCTTTGCAAACCCTCAACGAGGAGGCCTTCGAGGATGTGGCGAGCAGTGAGCGACCCAGCCCATCGGGTTTGCCTACAG ATGCCGAATTGCAGCTAATCAGTAGCACACCAATGCCACCAGCATCACCGCTGGCACAACGACGCGACTCAATACTGAAACATCAGAACAGCGTTAAAACTGATAAGCGTGTCAGCATCAAGAGCGGCAACAGCAAACTACAAATGACATCCAATTTGGAGTACATTTCGGAGAAGCCCTCATCGCTCTCATCGTCCGCCTCAACGCTGCCTTCGAGCGGCTCAACGACGCTGGAACGGCGGCCGAGCAAAACAACAG GTCCGCGTCCCGCCTCACTGGTCATCACCAAGCAGGACAACAAGGGTTCACAGTTCAAATTGGTGCGTTCATCGTCGGTAGACTATGAGGATATCGAGAGTCAAGTGCCTACGGCGCGCTCGgtgaataaaattatattagccGAGCACCTGCCGGAGGATGAATCAGCACCGTTAGTCTTTACTGTGCACAAATGA